The genomic region GCTAGTAGAAGCTGGCTATCCCGAAGAAATGGCGTATTTTGAGTGCTTGCACGAGTTGAAACTTATCGTTGATTTGATTTATGAGGGTGGGCTTGCAAATATGCGCTACTCGATTTCTAACACCGCAGAATACGGCGATATGGTAAGCGGGAAACGTGTAATCAATGAGGAATCTAAAAAGGCTATGAAAGAGATTTTGCGCGATATACAAGAAGGGCGCTTTGCAAAAGACTTCATTTTAGAGCGCAAGGCTGGATATGCGAGAATGAATGCAGAGCGTAAGAATCTAGCAAATCACGGCATTGAAAAAGTAGGCGAAAGACTGCGTGCTATGATGCCTTGGATTGGCGCGAATAAATTAGTAGATAAGAACAAAAACTAAATTAGATTCTCTCAAATCCTAGATACCCTTAAAAAAAGGGGTATCTAAATGACTATCTGTAATCAAATTGATATTGTTTTAATAATCTGCTAATTTTATCCTTGCAAATGTTGTTGTTTGTTCTAAAGATTCCAAGCATCTTCACTCTATCTATACATTCCAAAAAGTCTAACACGATATGATAATGCTCTCTCTCCCAAAAATCGTGGATTATTATCAAAACATCACTTTTATAATGCAATTTTCAGAGAATTTGGCTCATTACTTTTGCTTGCTCTAAAAAGCAATTCGTTCCTTAAAAGATATTTTATAAAATTTTTATCAGATTCTATTGAGGTTGCATTAGTCAAGGTCGCGTATATCATCAAAAAAGTGCTACCACTACAGCCAAATTCGAGGTGATTTTTAGGTTTAAGTGTATATTTTAAAAAAGATTGATTTCTTTCTTAGAAGCCCACATAGGCAAAAAGTTGGTAATGTGTGAATCTCCACTATTAAAAATTGTTGCTTAGAGTAGGTTTATTGCCCCCCCCCTTACAACCTTTTTAAGAAACTAATTATTTTTTCATTGCTACTCCCTTATTTTTTGTGTGTTTTCATGCGAAGTTATAACAAAATCACCACCAAAACAAAAACCCAAATCCGACTTCTTAGATTCTCACTGCAAATTTGTCCAAACTGCCTGCACATCATCATCATCTTGGATTCTATCAAGGAGTTTTTCAAGCTCTAAGAATTGCTCTTCGCTAAGGCTTATCGGGTTTATGGGGAAACGTTGCAGGCTCGCTTTTTTAAGCTCGATTTGCAAATTTTCAAAGCCCTCATTTAGGCGTCCAAAATCTTTGTAATCCCCATACACGAGCACCACCGCGCCTTCTTCCTCATCTTCTATAACCTCAAGCCCTTCTAATCCATAATCAATAAGCTCTAATTCTATATCCTCCAAATCCCTACCTTCTGGGCGCACAAACTCAAAAACACTTTTGCGTGCAAAGTGAAATTCCAAGCTTCCACTTGGCACGATTTGCGCGCCTGCGGTTTTATTGAAATAGCTTTTGATGTTAGCGATAGTGCGTGTAGGATTATCAGTCGTGCATTCAATAAAGATAAGCACGCCATTTGGGGCTTTACCCTCATAACTGATTTCAAAAAACTGCCCATCTTTGCCGCTTGCGCGCTTGATTGCCGCATCGATGTTGTCTTTTGGCATATTTTGCGCTTTTGCGTTGGCAATGGCTGTGCGTAGGCGCGCATTCATCGCCGGGTCGCCCCCGCCCTCTTTAGTTGCCATAGTGATAGCTTTTGCGAGTTTTGGGAATACCTTACTCATCTTATCCCATCGCTTTTCCTTAGCTGCTCTGCGGTATTCAAACGCTCTTCCCATAATTATTCCTTTCCTTATTAAAGATATTTTTCACAAAAAGAGATTTTTTTAAAAAGATAATCTCTGCGCCTATTAAAAATGGACGCAATTATA from Helicobacter himalayensis harbors:
- a CDS encoding YebC/PmpR family DNA-binding transcriptional regulator: MGRAFEYRRAAKEKRWDKMSKVFPKLAKAITMATKEGGGDPAMNARLRTAIANAKAQNMPKDNIDAAIKRASGKDGQFFEISYEGKAPNGVLIFIECTTDNPTRTIANIKSYFNKTAGAQIVPSGSLEFHFARKSVFEFVRPEGRDLEDIELELIDYGLEGLEVIEDEEEGAVVLVYGDYKDFGRLNEGFENLQIELKKASLQRFPINPISLSEEQFLELEKLLDRIQDDDDVQAVWTNLQ